CGACAAAGTGGCCAGAGTTTCTCCAACATCGAACCACGCCCTGGCTTAAGCTCACCACGACTGTCCTGTTCTGCATGTCCAAGTAAATACAGATGACGAATAGCACGGGTTGTCGCAACATACAGGAGCCTTCCAATTTCTAAATCCTGCTTCTCCTGTTCTAAATGGGCAATGAGCTGATAAATTGGATCTTTTTCCTGACTCCCTTTTTCTGAGACGGGGGCCAATAACAAACCGTATTCCGGATGTTCCTGCCAACGCAACAGAGGATTTTCAGCTCTGCCCGTAGATTTACCCAATCCCGGGATAATAACCGTGTCAAACTCCAGGCCCTTGGCTTTATGAATGGTCATGATTTGCAATTTACTGTTAATGGCATTATCCGGTTCAGCGAAGATTTTTTTCAAATCCTGATCAAGTCTTTCAAAACTTTCGATATCGCCCCCTTTATCGAGAGTATCAAGTAAATCAAAAACCATGTGTGCATCCGAACAGCCTGCCGGTGTCGTACTAGCCGGACCTCCCAGCGCCAACCAGCAACTTTCAATGAGCTGGCGCAGGGGAATACTGCCACGTCGTTTCAGTCCGGCTTGAAGAATTGGTAAAACTCTTTGCAGACGTCGTTGTCCATCAGCAGACAATTGTTGTTTCAACTTTTCATCAACAAGCAATGTGGGGATGGTCTGGAGCCAATTGTCGGCAGCCAGGGTATGTAAATCTTCAAGGGTTAAACCGCACCAGGGAGCACGCAAAACAGCCAGCCAGGACAAGCGGTCAGCGCGATGCAATAACGCCCGCGTCAGATGGACAACGTCAAGAGCCGCGGGTCTGGCACCAAGTAAATCAATATCCTGAGCTTGATAAGAAATTTCATTCTGGCGAAGTAACGGGATGATCTCGCGCAAATGATTTCGTCCTCTGACCAGAATAGCTATTGTCTGCTCCGGGTCTTCAGCTTGTTTTTGTTGTACGAGTTCCAGCACCTGTAAAGCTTCAGCTGCATCATTTCGGCCAATAAATGGAAAAACCTGACAAGAATCTCCAATCAGAGCGGACTTAACGGCGACTGCCGGGAATAACGGAACAGCTCCTTTTGCTGCATCCATTGCCGCAGGAAAAATTGTACTGAAACCGGCATTTATCCAGTCCACAATATTTTTTTGAGAACGAAAATTACAGCATAGCTGTAAAGGCTGTAATCGCAACGATACGTCACCAAAAACACCTTTGAAACTCTGCAGGAACAAACCGACTTCTGCTTCACGAAAGCGGTAGATTGACTGCATTGGATCACCCACTAAAAACAGAGTCCGGTTATCTCCTTCGCTCCATCCTGAAGTCAGAGTATTCAACAATTGATATTGTAATCTGGATGTATCCTGAAATTCATCAACCAGAATATGATGTAGATCATGATCAATCTGTAGCAGGAGATCACTTGGATCATCGGCTGCGCCTAAAGCTTGATTCGCTTTAAGGGCAATTTCAGCAAAATCCGCCTGTCCATGGGACCGGAACACCAGCCAGAGTTCAGCGACCAAAACAGGGAGGAGTTCGATTAGCGTTTCCAGCAGCAACCACTGACCATCAGAATAGCCGGCAAGAGGCAGTTTTCTGATCCCTGCCAACCGGGAAATAAAAGCCGAATCCGGATCCAGCTGTTGAAGCAAAGAAACCATCCGTTTCTTGGCCGGTTGATTTTCTGTACCTGAAGGAAAACCATTCTTCTTTGTCACAGTTTTCCTCAAATCGCCGGCAGAGGTCAGGAGAAGATCGGCCACATTCAACCAAGAGGCAAGATCCCCAAATTCCGTTCCCGGTAGAGCATCGTAATATTTACAGGCAGAGGCTGTTGCCTCATTCAGATTCGTTGCCGAGAAGTTAAGGCAAAACAACAACTCTGGGATCAAAACAGAAGGAATCTGCTGTTCTAGCGCTTTTAAATAATCACTGCAGAGATGTTCGAGGCCCTGTTGTAAACTTTGCCGGGAATTTTCATCTTTTTTAAGCATATGCCGCAACCATTGATCTCGTTGCCGCAACATATCAACCAATAGCTGACTAACCAGAACAACATTATTGTCCAGATGGCGAAGCAGTACTTTCACCTGCTGTTGTCCTGCCCCTCCATTCTCAAGTCGGGATAACAGTTTTTCTGCAGCTGATCGATAAAGAGTATCCGCATCTTTAGTAATCTCAGGTAAACTTCCAAAACGGGAAACCCAAGGCATCTTCCGCACCAGAGCAACATTGAAACTGTCAATCGTCTGAATATTCAGTTGCGCAGGATTGCGCAGTAGATTATCTCCATGGTGTTGCAAAGCTTTAAGCGCAAGGGTCCAGGTTTTTGCAGCATGTGATTCTTCCGGACAGCGTTTATCCCGTGCGCCTTCCAGAGCTTGCAGCAGTCGCCTGCGCATTTCAGCGGCAGCTTTATTTGTAAAAGTAATGGCAAGAATTTGTTGAGGTTTTTCAACGACAGCCAACAGAGCCAGAATCCGCTGAATTAACAGCTCAGTTTTACCGGATCCCGCCGGGGCCTGGACAATACAGGAGTGGCTGACATCAATTGCGGCAGCGCGTTGTTGAATGTCAGCAATCATCTGTGACTCCAGCTTGAGAATCCGTTTCCTGAATACGACAGAGGCCTGATAAGTCACAGTACTGACAACTTTTTACTAAATCATAAGGGTTGACAGTCGCTTTCCCGGCAACAAAATCATCAGCAAGTTGGGCAAGCTGTTGTTGCCAGAAAAGCAACAGTTCATCCCAGCTGGTAACGCCCAAATCTTTTGCTTGAGGATACGACAACAGATCACGGACACGACCCAACTGTCCTTTTTCTTTCACCACACCAATAAATCGACTTTCTCCTCGTCTCACCTTCGCGAAAACAACACCATCTACGGCAGACTTGGAATCTGCAACAGCATAGATTGGCAGTTGCGGCTCAATCAAAGGCTTGCTGAGGAGATCTTCAGCATGCAGATCAGCTCCGGTTTTATAATCAATGACGATACAACGACCATTTTCAAGTTGATCTATACGGTCAATCTGGATCCGAATATTAAGAGGACCAATCTGTTCAATATGTTGTTTCTCAGTTTCAAGCACCTGAAAATAATCACGCTTTATTTCAACTTTTTCCAGCCACTCCCGGATAAGGATAGTCACTCTTTCAATCTCCAGTTTCAGCAATTCTGCTACCGGCACAGATCGTCCCTTGAAATAGAGCTTGAATGAATTTTCAGCCATCAATTGAATCAAATCAATTCGTTCTTGATCGCTAAGCAGAAGCAAATGATTCCGATTCTGTAACTGCTTCCAAATCTTTTCAAGTGTCAGATGCACCAGATCACCACGAGCCATAGGAGAGATGCCTGGTGTGGGTTCAGAAAAACCCTGTGCGTGTAGACGGTGATGGACAAATGCCCGAAAAGGGCAATGAGCCTGGTCTTTGAGTAAGCCCGTACCTCCTTCGACAAATTTCTTGTGAAGGGAGGGACCATACCAATCGTCTTTTTTACTTAACGGCTGATGAGATGACTGGATCAGGGACGACAAATCATTGAACTCAGCGAAAGTGGGACGATCTTCTTCAGTACAAAAAGGAACAAGTGGACTTGGACGCAAGTCACAATCCCCATCTCTCAGAGGATAGCTGAAAACAATATCAGGACTGGCGGCCTTGAGACGAGATATAACCTGTTCAGCAAATTCCAATTCACGTGCAGGGCTTGAATGCGGCATATCGTTCAACTGTTGCAATTTCAAGGGGATAAACGGGTTTGGTTGCGGTCGTGCCGGGAGAACGGTTTCCCCCATTCCCATGACCCAGAGATGATCAAAATGCAGCCCTGAAGATTCCAATAAACCAACAACCTGGACCGGCCCCGCGGACCCTTCCAGTTGAAATTCAATATCGCCACTAATTCGGTTCAGCAAATTAAGAGCCCGTTTGCGATCTATTGGCGGCAGCAACCGATCCAAAGAAACTAAAACGGACAATGCTTTTTCCTGCCAGGCTTTGATTGCCTGATACTCACTGCTGAGCAATGAACGATCTCCCGGCCAACCTAACGTATAAAGTTCGTCAGAAAAACGGGCAGCCCAGACCCCAGGAAAATGTTTGTCATTGTCTTGCTGACAGCGGTGAAGTTTTTTTAGAATATTTGAAAAAATTTCCAGCTCAGAATTTTCTGCAATAGCATTTAACAATCCGGAAAGAGAAAACTTCTGTTGCCGGAAAGAGCGAATTTTTTTATCAAACTGAGCACGACTATCAGCCTCACTGCCTGCACCACCAAGATAAGGGGTCCGAAGTAAAAAAGAAATCTGATCCAGGGTGATCTGACGGCCTAATCCTAAACATTCAAGTGCGGCATAAACAACACCCTGGTCTACCAATGATCCCCCCAGAGACAAGCTGAAAATGGAATCATCACCATCCAGTGATATCGTAGAAACAGGATCAATCTGTTGCCTGAAAATACGCTCAATCTGCCGTCGGCGCATATGCAGATCAGGAACAACCACACCAATTGACTTAGCTTTTTGATCAAGTAAAGAACGTACCCAGCGTGCAGCAAATTCTATCTCCTTGTGGTTGGTTTCAGCCGCAAAACTCATCATTTTTGCATCATCGGCTTCTACAGTGACAATTTCGCAGCTGCTCCCGGATGCTTCAAGTGAATCCAGCAATTGCAATAAATCAGGTGAAAACTGATCAAAGCCAAATAACAAAATTTGTTCCGGCAGTTGAAGCTGGCCATTTTCCAGAGCCGCGATGATTCGGTCTGGCAAGTTGCTTTGATCAAGCCATTCCCGTTCCTGACAGCGTTTCCGGTAACGACGCTGCCAGACATGAAAAATCCGCTGATCCTCTGTTAGCGATTGATTGTCAAGAGTGAGATGGTACTGATTAAGTAACTGATGAGCTTGCAGAGCTTTTTCAGCCGTCTTGGATAGCTGCAATAATTCCAGATTTGAACCTCGAGAAGACGTTGCTATTTCCTCTTCCCAGAGACATTGTTGCTGATGATGAGATAATAAACGCCAACTTTCTCCAAGATCGGAGAGGCACTGACTTAACCAAGCTTCATAACTGACTATCAGGGGTGTAGACCAGACGCTTTTTCCTTTATCAAGCATATACTGGTCAAATCTATCACGTAAATACCTGAACAACCGCTTGTTGACTGTCAGAACTAACGCACCATCAGCTGCAGCGGAACTAACCCTTTGATGAGAATCCGTCACCCAATAAACCCTTAAGAAATGTTGTTTGTGAGAATTTACATCTTAGCAGATGGAAGATAAATGGGAATAAATTTATGAGGATATTTTTTGAAAGGAAGCTAAAAGAAGGAGGTACAAATGATCATTAGCCCTGGAGCAGAAATGGTTCTGCTCCAGGGCTTGCCATAAAATCAGACGTTAAGATTTCTTTTTTTGCAAGCGACTGATTGCCATGCGAATACTGGTTCCTAATCGCTCAATCGCCTGACTGAGTTGACCGATTTCATCGTTCCTATCTAACCCGGTAATTTTAAGATCAAGCTGACCTTGACTGTATTTATCTGCGATTTCGGTCAAATCACGGATTGGTGCTGTTAATGAACGTGACAATAAAACAGCGATGAGACAAACAATGATAAAAGTCGCAATTAACAGATAAAGAGCTTTCTGGTTCTCAACCTTGATCACTCGATACGCTTCAGCATAATTCTGTTGACTGACCATCGTCCAGCCCTGAGCCGTTTTCTGCGCGACAGCAACAATTTTGTCACCGTTAAAGTCCTCATAAATAGAGGTCTCCTGTCCTTGAGCTAAAGCTTTAAGAGCTTGGTGTTTACTCAGATCGACCCG
This window of the uncultured Desulfuromusa sp. genome carries:
- a CDS encoding PD-(D/E)XK nuclease family protein; this translates as MTDSHQRVSSAAADGALVLTVNKRLFRYLRDRFDQYMLDKGKSVWSTPLIVSYEAWLSQCLSDLGESWRLLSHHQQQCLWEEEIATSSRGSNLELLQLSKTAEKALQAHQLLNQYHLTLDNQSLTEDQRIFHVWQRRYRKRCQEREWLDQSNLPDRIIAALENGQLQLPEQILLFGFDQFSPDLLQLLDSLEASGSSCEIVTVEADDAKMMSFAAETNHKEIEFAARWVRSLLDQKAKSIGVVVPDLHMRRRQIERIFRQQIDPVSTISLDGDDSIFSLSLGGSLVDQGVVYAALECLGLGRQITLDQISFLLRTPYLGGAGSEADSRAQFDKKIRSFRQQKFSLSGLLNAIAENSELEIFSNILKKLHRCQQDNDKHFPGVWAARFSDELYTLGWPGDRSLLSSEYQAIKAWQEKALSVLVSLDRLLPPIDRKRALNLLNRISGDIEFQLEGSAGPVQVVGLLESSGLHFDHLWVMGMGETVLPARPQPNPFIPLKLQQLNDMPHSSPARELEFAEQVISRLKAASPDIVFSYPLRDGDCDLRPSPLVPFCTEEDRPTFAEFNDLSSLIQSSHQPLSKKDDWYGPSLHKKFVEGGTGLLKDQAHCPFRAFVHHRLHAQGFSEPTPGISPMARGDLVHLTLEKIWKQLQNRNHLLLLSDQERIDLIQLMAENSFKLYFKGRSVPVAELLKLEIERVTILIREWLEKVEIKRDYFQVLETEKQHIEQIGPLNIRIQIDRIDQLENGRCIVIDYKTGADLHAEDLLSKPLIEPQLPIYAVADSKSAVDGVVFAKVRRGESRFIGVVKEKGQLGRVRDLLSYPQAKDLGVTSWDELLLFWQQQLAQLADDFVAGKATVNPYDLVKSCQYCDLSGLCRIQETDSQAGVTDDC
- a CDS encoding UvrD-helicase domain-containing protein, with translation MIADIQQRAAAIDVSHSCIVQAPAGSGKTELLIQRILALLAVVEKPQQILAITFTNKAAAEMRRRLLQALEGARDKRCPEESHAAKTWTLALKALQHHGDNLLRNPAQLNIQTIDSFNVALVRKMPWVSRFGSLPEITKDADTLYRSAAEKLLSRLENGGAGQQQVKVLLRHLDNNVVLVSQLLVDMLRQRDQWLRHMLKKDENSRQSLQQGLEHLCSDYLKALEQQIPSVLIPELLFCLNFSATNLNEATASACKYYDALPGTEFGDLASWLNVADLLLTSAGDLRKTVTKKNGFPSGTENQPAKKRMVSLLQQLDPDSAFISRLAGIRKLPLAGYSDGQWLLLETLIELLPVLVAELWLVFRSHGQADFAEIALKANQALGAADDPSDLLLQIDHDLHHILVDEFQDTSRLQYQLLNTLTSGWSEGDNRTLFLVGDPMQSIYRFREAEVGLFLQSFKGVFGDVSLRLQPLQLCCNFRSQKNIVDWINAGFSTIFPAAMDAAKGAVPLFPAVAVKSALIGDSCQVFPFIGRNDAAEALQVLELVQQKQAEDPEQTIAILVRGRNHLREIIPLLRQNEISYQAQDIDLLGARPAALDVVHLTRALLHRADRLSWLAVLRAPWCGLTLEDLHTLAADNWLQTIPTLLVDEKLKQQLSADGQRRLQRVLPILQAGLKRRGSIPLRQLIESCWLALGGPASTTPAGCSDAHMVFDLLDTLDKGGDIESFERLDQDLKKIFAEPDNAINSKLQIMTIHKAKGLEFDTVIIPGLGKSTGRAENPLLRWQEHPEYGLLLAPVSEKGSQEKDPIYQLIAHLEQEKQDLEIGRLLYVATTRAIRHLYLLGHAEQDSRGELKPGRGSMLEKLWPLCRDHFLQCEPDIEIVPNEFRPPQLQRLESGWSLPVATSVLFPVPAKTKTASSEFQNGEIFSGWENPVHRHVGTLVHLQLEQISKFGFAFWSSEKKPDLMKRIEQSLAHLGVAGSDLSESTEKVFDTVNKTLKSERGQWILSQHHDHKCELSLTGVVQGQLYHVVIDRTFVADGIRWIIDYKTSTPRAGESLPAFLRREAEHYREQLGVYANLLADQSQDFPIKAALYFPALDGWYEY